CAATAGTTTTGTCATTAGCAAAAGCTTTTTTAATATTTTTATTAATCATAATAAAGTTTATATTATACTAAAAAAACCCACATTTCATGGGTTTTTTTAAAGTTTTTATTATCTTGTAGATTTATCATAAGGTACACCAAGAGCAGCTGGCATTTGCGATTTTTTAGATGTAGCAAGTAATATAACAAGCGTAATAAAGAATGGAAGAGCATTAAAGAATGATCCATATTCTTTCAAGGGTACAAATACACCTTGCCCTGTTGACATTACAAGCCCAGCTGAATAAATACCTGAAAATAAAATAGATACAACAAGAATAATAGAAGGTTTTCATTGAGACATGATCAACACTGTAAGTGCTAAAAATCCAAACCCTTCAGCTTGCCCACTAAAAGTAAGACCTTTTCATTGTCCAAAAATGGAACCTGCTAGTCCTGCGATTAATCCTGAGATAAAAATCCCTTGTCATTTAAAGAAATTAACATTTATCCCAGCAACATCAGCAGCTTGTGGATTTTCTCCAATTGATTTAAGTCTTAGTCCTCATTTTGTTTTATTAAGCAAGACAATTGCAACAATAAAAATAAAGAAAGTTAAAAATAATTTTAATGAAATAATATTTTTTCAATCATTAATTGAATTTGAGGATCAAGCCAATTCTTTCATTGAACCTTCAAATCTATTAGCAACACCAACTAATTTTAGTAAAACTAAAGCAATAGCAGGAGCAAAAAGATTTA
This Mesomycoplasma neurolyticum DNA region includes the following protein-coding sequences:
- a CDS encoding ABC transporter permease, with product MQTVLFIIVPAIVLFTIISLSALSGLFSEKVGIVNIAIESMIIIGATSYLMFRQIFKVESPWFQIPLMIIASFSAGLFALLHGVITIKLKGDHIISGVALNLFAPAIALVLLKLVGVANRFEGSMKELAWSSNSINDWKNIISLKLFLTFFIFIVAIVLLNKTKWGLRLKSIGENPQAADVAGINVNFFKWQGIFISGLIAGLAGSIFGQWKGLTFSGQAEGFGFLALTVLIMSQWKPSIILVVSILFSGIYSAGLVMSTGQGVFVPLKEYGSFFNALPFFITLVILLATSKKSQMPAALGVPYDKSTR